A window from Roseburia sp. 499 encodes these proteins:
- a CDS encoding transposase family protein, with protein MFGRVKDPRNQSYIDYSSRVMLGTMYYKSIAGISSMQEMTRTFNDEKICRNLYRFMGEEVKDYMPHGVTENEFLERLDPRELENVQQNIVYSMIRRKTFDNAKVLKKWQIIVDATELDEGYQKKNEHYLSRCYNRGSDKEYIKYHRSILEAKIYFGENLVCSIASETIENSEKYINQSDEAVKQDCESKAFVRLAAKIKQKFPRLPIIITADGLYVTKTVLQICKDYHWDYIIRYKEGCASSIAKEYRALPEKETIGTDIEYQNKIMFNDFDVNLIYYRERWIVKGEEKEREFAWITSIEITKSNAKKIVRAGRNRWKIENQGFNRQKHWQGDIEHACSWNERAQKNHYLMEQIADFVKQLYEYFYLEKNGIKKLQKNISPELLASFGRQLTETEDIPVQLNNSVQN; from the coding sequence ATGTTCGGCAGAGTAAAAGATCCCCGTAATCAGAGTTACATTGATTATTCTTCAAGAGTCATGCTTGGAACTATGTACTATAAAAGTATTGCAGGGATTTCGAGCATGCAGGAAATGACAAGAACCTTTAATGATGAGAAAATCTGCAGAAATTTATACAGATTCATGGGAGAAGAAGTAAAAGATTATATGCCCCATGGTGTGACAGAAAATGAATTTCTGGAAAGATTAGATCCAAGGGAGTTAGAGAATGTTCAGCAGAATATCGTATATTCCATGATTCGTCGAAAGACCTTTGATAATGCCAAGGTGTTAAAGAAATGGCAGATTATTGTAGATGCAACCGAATTGGACGAAGGATACCAAAAGAAGAATGAGCATTATCTGAGCCGGTGTTACAACAGAGGCTCAGATAAAGAGTACATTAAGTATCACAGAAGCATACTTGAGGCAAAAATATACTTTGGAGAAAATCTTGTATGCAGTATTGCATCAGAAACAATAGAAAATTCGGAGAAATATATAAATCAAAGTGATGAAGCAGTAAAACAGGATTGCGAAAGTAAAGCTTTTGTAAGACTTGCTGCCAAAATCAAACAGAAATTCCCGAGGCTGCCAATTATCATTACGGCAGATGGACTGTATGTTACAAAAACAGTTTTACAGATATGTAAAGATTATCATTGGGATTACATTATCCGATATAAAGAAGGCTGCGCTTCATCAATAGCTAAAGAATACCGTGCACTTCCGGAAAAAGAAACAATTGGAACTGATATAGAGTATCAGAATAAAATCATGTTCAATGACTTTGACGTGAATCTAATCTATTATCGGGAAAGGTGGATTGTAAAAGGTGAAGAGAAAGAAAGAGAGTTTGCCTGGATTACAAGCATCGAGATTACGAAAAGTAATGCAAAAAAAATCGTACGTGCCGGACGTAACAGATGGAAAATAGAAAATCAGGGATTTAACCGCCAGAAGCATTGGCAGGGAGATATAGAGCACGCATGTAGTTGGAATGAGCGGGCACAGAAGAATCACTATCTGATGGAACAGATAGCGGATTTTGTGAAGCAGCTATATGAGTATTTCTATCTTGAAAAAAATGGAATAAAAAAGCTGCAAAAAAATATATCTCCTGAATTGTTAGCCAGCTTTGGACGGCAACTAACAGAAACAGAAGATATACCAGTTCAACTGAATAACTCAGTTCAAAACTGA
- the rfbB gene encoding dTDP-glucose 4,6-dehydratase, whose translation MRTYLVTGGAGFIGSNYIHYMFRKYDNEIRIINVDKLTYAGNLENLKDVENRENYTFVKADICDKDAIAKIFAENDIDRVVHFAAESHVDRSIKNPEVFVQTNVLGTAVMLNCAKDAWELPDGSFKEGKKFLHVSTDEVYGSLEDDGTSYFYETTPYSPHSPYSASKASSDFLVKAYIDTYHFPANITNCSNNYGPYQFPEKLIPLIINNALQGKKLPVYGDGMNIRDWLYVDDHAKGIDMVQEKGRLGETYNIGGHNEKRNIEIINIIIDTLLEMLPENDPRRANVSKDLITYVEDRKGHDRRYAIAPDKIKEEIGWEPETMFAEGIKKTIAWFFEHEDWMKNVTSGDYQKYYEDMYKNK comes from the coding sequence ATGAGAACCTATTTAGTAACTGGAGGAGCCGGATTCATCGGTTCTAACTATATTCACTATATGTTCCGCAAATATGATAACGAAATCAGAATTATCAATGTGGACAAACTGACTTATGCAGGTAATCTGGAAAACTTAAAAGATGTTGAGAACAGAGAAAATTACACATTCGTAAAAGCAGATATCTGTGATAAAGACGCTATTGCAAAGATTTTTGCAGAAAATGATATTGACCGTGTCGTACACTTTGCGGCAGAAAGTCATGTAGACAGAAGTATTAAGAATCCGGAAGTATTTGTTCAGACAAACGTACTTGGAACAGCAGTTATGCTGAACTGTGCAAAGGATGCATGGGAATTACCGGACGGAAGCTTCAAGGAAGGAAAGAAATTCCTTCATGTATCTACAGATGAAGTGTATGGTTCTTTAGAGGATGATGGAACAAGCTATTTCTATGAGACAACCCCATATTCCCCACATAGCCCATACTCTGCAAGTAAGGCAAGTTCAGACTTTTTAGTAAAAGCATATATTGATACTTACCATTTCCCTGCAAATATTACAAACTGTTCTAATAACTATGGACCTTATCAGTTCCCAGAGAAATTGATTCCATTGATTATTAACAATGCATTACAGGGAAAGAAATTACCGGTATACGGTGATGGTATGAACATTCGTGACTGGTTATATGTAGATGACCATGCGAAGGGAATCGATATGGTACAGGAAAAGGGACGTCTTGGCGAAACTTACAATATCGGTGGACATAATGAGAAACGTAATATTGAAATTATCAATATTATCATCGATACTTTATTGGAAATGCTTCCGGAAAATGATCCAAGAAGAGCAAATGTAAGCAAAGACCTGATTACTTATGTAGAGGATAGAAAAGGTCATGACAGACGTTATGCAATTGCTCCGGATAAAATTAAGGAAGAAATTGGCTGGGAGCCGGAAACCATGTTTGCAGAAGGAATTAAGAAGACAATCGCATGGTTCTTTGAGCATGAAGACTGGATGAAGAATGTAACCAGCGGAGATTATCAGAAGTATTACGAGGATATGTATAAGAATAAATAA
- a CDS encoding glycosyltransferase family 2 protein yields the protein MKLSVLITTYNLKDYIEETLQSVLNQKIDFAFEILVGDDGSSDGTIQIVEKWQKKYPESIKLFVMDREQNRKYNRIARASRNRINLLHHATGEYVIFLDGDDVYIDEKKLQKQVEILDNPQNSDCVACAHNIFVYWDEEKKYLLNKETGTFKISGKKYWEYGKYFHSDTVMFRNVFRKGFPEVINQDYFDDNIIVFSLLEYGKIYYMPDAMVNYRQLENSSWNTVTDYEKNIINLLDLDIEEQINPDMRQASLIRHIYSLLFVWRYAGKIPEEILEKYEKQVEKDQLIESKKWLNYDKSSWSERCKMTLWLAWQTCRFLVVKCWKVISIWKWR from the coding sequence ATGAAATTAAGCGTATTGATTACTACTTACAACCTGAAAGATTATATTGAGGAAACGCTACAAAGTGTCTTAAACCAGAAAATAGATTTCGCCTTTGAGATTCTTGTAGGTGATGATGGATCTTCTGATGGAACTATTCAGATAGTGGAAAAATGGCAGAAGAAGTATCCGGAGAGCATAAAGTTGTTTGTAATGGATAGGGAACAAAATCGAAAATATAACCGGATTGCCAGAGCATCTAGAAACCGAATTAATTTATTACATCATGCGACAGGAGAGTATGTGATTTTTTTGGATGGAGATGATGTTTATATTGATGAAAAGAAGCTCCAAAAACAGGTAGAGATATTAGATAATCCCCAAAATTCAGATTGTGTAGCATGTGCCCATAATATATTTGTGTATTGGGATGAGGAAAAGAAATATCTGCTAAACAAAGAAACCGGTACGTTTAAGATTAGTGGAAAAAAATACTGGGAATATGGAAAATATTTTCACAGTGATACAGTAATGTTTCGAAATGTTTTTCGAAAGGGTTTTCCGGAAGTAATTAATCAGGATTATTTTGATGATAATATTATTGTTTTTAGTTTGTTAGAATATGGAAAAATTTATTATATGCCGGATGCCATGGTGAATTACAGGCAACTAGAAAATTCATCATGGAATACAGTGACAGATTATGAAAAAAATATTATTAATTTGTTGGATTTAGATATTGAAGAACAAATCAATCCGGATATGAGACAGGCATCATTGATACGCCATATATATTCCTTGCTATTTGTTTGGAGGTATGCAGGAAAGATACCAGAGGAGATTTTGGAAAAGTATGAGAAGCAGGTGGAAAAAGACCAACTTATAGAAAGTAAAAAGTGGTTGAACTATGATAAGAGTAGTTGGAGTGAACGTTGTAAAATGACACTTTGGCTTGCTTGGCAGACATGTAGATTTTTGGTAGTGAAATGTTGGAAAGTTATATCAATATGGAAATGGAGGTAA
- a CDS encoding lipopolysaccharide biosynthesis protein, with protein sequence MKKLVARLLDIYNSLSTPAKASIWFLFCNILQMGLNVISTPIFTRIMSTEEYGVVNTYISWRSILMIFTSLNLSYGVFNNAMVRYEDSKTRDQYVSSMQGLYCLITGAFFVFYLCTREWWNQMLEMPTTVVLLLFLDLLCYPALLFWSGRQRYEFKYKWLVVVTILMTVANIAAGIGAVLVSEHKDVARIASGVFVNVVFCGFFLVYHFIKGRKICIPKFWKYALAFNIPLIPHYLSEMILNQSDRIMISKYDGNTATANYSIAYSIVMLMQMVMSAVSASFLPWSYECLKQKKYGDIRKMSNLLMVLMAGLIFMAMMFVPEIIYLFAGDKYADAVYVIPPIALSVFFMFLYELFSTVEFYYGKNIFVMIASVVAAILNVALNRIFIPQYGYYAAGYTTLFCYFSYAVGHYFFYRIICRKCMEKHHVYDERWILLLAGVMFAMTLVVNMVYDKILIRYSIAIVMIVIFLWKHKVILEKFQQMKEKKV encoded by the coding sequence ATGAAGAAATTAGTAGCAAGATTATTAGATATTTATAATAGTTTATCTACACCAGCGAAGGCTTCTATCTGGTTTTTGTTTTGCAACATATTGCAAATGGGGTTAAATGTAATTTCTACACCAATATTTACGCGTATTATGAGTACAGAAGAGTATGGAGTAGTGAATACGTATATTTCATGGCGGAGTATTTTGATGATTTTTACTTCATTAAATCTGTCTTATGGAGTATTTAACAATGCCATGGTTCGGTACGAGGATAGCAAGACAAGGGATCAATATGTTTCCAGCATGCAGGGGTTATATTGTTTGATTACCGGTGCGTTTTTTGTGTTCTATTTATGTACCAGAGAGTGGTGGAACCAAATGTTGGAAATGCCCACAACGGTGGTATTGTTGCTGTTTTTAGATTTGTTATGTTATCCAGCTCTTTTATTCTGGAGCGGCAGACAACGATATGAGTTTAAATATAAATGGTTAGTTGTAGTAACAATTTTGATGACAGTTGCAAACATTGCGGCAGGAATAGGAGCGGTTCTTGTTAGCGAGCATAAGGATGTAGCAAGAATTGCTTCCGGTGTGTTTGTAAATGTTGTATTTTGCGGATTTTTTCTGGTATATCATTTTATTAAAGGAAGAAAGATATGTATTCCGAAATTCTGGAAATATGCATTGGCATTTAACATTCCATTGATTCCACATTACTTATCTGAAATGATACTGAACCAGTCGGATCGAATTATGATATCAAAGTATGATGGAAATACGGCAACGGCCAATTATAGTATTGCATATAGTATCGTTATGCTGATGCAGATGGTCATGTCAGCTGTCAGTGCTTCCTTTTTACCATGGTCTTATGAATGCCTGAAACAGAAGAAGTATGGAGATATCAGAAAAATGTCAAATCTGCTTATGGTATTGATGGCAGGTCTTATTTTTATGGCTATGATGTTTGTTCCTGAAATCATTTATCTTTTTGCAGGAGATAAATATGCAGATGCAGTATATGTAATCCCCCCAATTGCATTAAGTGTATTTTTTATGTTCCTATATGAACTGTTTTCAACGGTAGAGTTTTATTATGGGAAAAATATTTTTGTTATGATTGCGTCTGTGGTTGCAGCAATTTTAAATGTGGCATTAAACCGCATTTTTATTCCACAATATGGATATTATGCAGCAGGATACACAACACTGTTCTGTTATTTTTCCTATGCAGTAGGACATTATTTCTTTTACCGGATTATATGTAGAAAGTGTATGGAGAAGCATCACGTTTATGATGAGCGATGGATTCTGTTACTAGCTGGAGTTATGTTTGCAATGACTTTAGTGGTAAATATGGTCTATGATAAGATTCTGATTAGATATAGTATTGCAATTGTTATGATAGTTATTTTCCTTTGGAAACATAAAGTGATTTTGGAAAAATTCCAACAAATGAAGGAAAAGAAAGTATAG
- a CDS encoding CDP-glycerol glycerophosphotransferase family protein, protein MDIGKKLFNKFLKSYIDEQYEEKILLQAQENIEVKRQIKLLRQEKIRVVFVCHRAQVWDALKSVCEACIADEQFDVTIVTIPNKKQLPKLGLNHEEYASEGAEEFFSGYPCQVVQGYDYEKREWLDLRNLQPDYLFFQTPYDVCRPPQYKSDVVSLYTKLCYVHYGMPFMDGYIAEESFPRNFLKHTYFHFAEFQEMQKFYVDRVAENSVHKHERVVLTGYPKLDGVEKYIGCESKSWHFQGADRRFRIMWTPRWSTGENNCTFFEFKDKLLDYIENKKEIEFLFRPHPQAFAEFVEKKEMTEAEVESYKQRYESMENAFMDPQREYLPSFYSSDVLITDESSIIPEYFLTGKPVIFTYKETHLNEFARRIAKGFYWVKDWQEMEEVLVKLEKGQDDLKEKREQLIQEAFYMPKEGSGFEIKECLKKDFNKEG, encoded by the coding sequence ATGGACATAGGAAAAAAATTATTTAATAAATTTTTGAAATCTTATATTGATGAGCAGTATGAAGAAAAAATATTACTTCAGGCACAGGAAAACATAGAAGTAAAGCGACAGATAAAACTATTGAGACAGGAAAAAATTCGCGTGGTGTTTGTATGTCATAGAGCACAAGTGTGGGATGCCTTGAAAAGTGTATGTGAAGCATGCATTGCGGATGAACAATTTGATGTAACAATTGTGACGATACCAAATAAAAAGCAATTACCCAAGCTGGGATTGAATCATGAAGAATATGCTTCGGAAGGGGCAGAAGAATTTTTTAGTGGATATCCATGCCAAGTAGTCCAAGGCTATGACTACGAGAAGAGAGAGTGGCTGGATTTGAGAAATTTACAGCCGGATTATTTGTTTTTTCAGACACCTTATGATGTGTGTCGTCCACCACAATACAAGAGTGATGTAGTTTCTTTGTATACAAAACTTTGTTATGTACATTATGGAATGCCGTTTATGGATGGTTATATTGCAGAAGAATCTTTTCCACGTAACTTTTTGAAGCATACCTATTTTCATTTTGCAGAGTTTCAGGAAATGCAGAAGTTTTATGTTGATAGAGTGGCAGAAAATTCAGTGCACAAGCATGAGCGTGTGGTTCTGACCGGATATCCCAAACTAGATGGAGTAGAAAAGTATATAGGTTGTGAAAGTAAATCATGGCATTTTCAGGGAGCAGACAGAAGATTTCGTATTATGTGGACTCCAAGATGGAGTACCGGCGAGAATAATTGTACTTTCTTTGAATTTAAAGATAAGTTGTTGGATTATATAGAAAACAAAAAAGAAATAGAATTTTTATTCCGTCCGCACCCACAGGCATTTGCAGAATTTGTTGAAAAGAAAGAAATGACGGAAGCAGAAGTAGAAAGCTATAAACAGAGATATGAGAGTATGGAAAATGCGTTTATGGATCCCCAGAGAGAATATCTTCCGAGCTTTTATTCTTCTGATGTGTTGATTACAGATGAATCCTCTATTATTCCGGAATATTTTTTGACAGGAAAGCCTGTGATATTTACATATAAAGAGACCCATCTTAATGAGTTTGCAAGGAGAATAGCAAAAGGATTTTATTGGGTAAAGGATTGGCAGGAGATGGAAGAAGTTCTTGTTAAGTTGGAAAAAGGACAGGATGATTTGAAAGAAAAAAGGGAACAACTGATACAAGAAGCTTTTTATATGCCAAAGGAAGGATCCGGATTTGAAATCAAGGAGTGTCTTAAAAAAGATTTTAATAAGGAAGGGTAA
- a CDS encoding ribitol-5-phosphate dehydrogenase, whose amino-acid sequence MLNTVYRLVAPRKFEIMFQDIDLAGGDVLVRPTHLSICHADQRYYQGKRDAKVLAQKLPMALIHEGIGKVVFDPMGTFHEGERVIMIPNTPVEQDEIVKENYLRSSKFRASGFDGFMQEYVALKQDRLISLPDEISDEIGAFTEIISVSVHAISRFEKFAHKRRNRIGIWGDGNLGYITAMLLKFMIPESTVYVLGVNDDKLEDFTFADEVINVKDIPQDFQIDHAFECVGGEGSQKAINQMIDYISPEGTIALLGVSEYPVPINTRMVLEKGLRLFGSSRSGREDFLQTVEVYRKNPEVITYLGNLVTNIVPVQAIEDMKKAFELDIQKSFGKTILIWK is encoded by the coding sequence ATGTTAAATACAGTATACCGGCTGGTCGCTCCAAGAAAATTCGAAATAATGTTTCAGGATATTGACTTGGCGGGCGGTGATGTATTAGTAAGGCCTACACATTTGTCTATTTGCCATGCAGACCAGCGTTACTATCAGGGAAAAAGAGATGCAAAGGTATTAGCACAGAAGCTGCCAATGGCACTGATTCATGAAGGAATTGGAAAAGTTGTATTTGATCCAATGGGAACTTTTCATGAAGGTGAACGTGTTATTATGATTCCGAATACTCCGGTAGAGCAGGATGAGATTGTAAAAGAGAATTATCTGCGTAGCAGTAAATTCCGAGCCAGTGGTTTTGATGGATTTATGCAGGAATATGTTGCACTTAAACAGGACAGGCTTATTTCACTTCCAGACGAGATTAGTGATGAGATTGGTGCTTTTACGGAAATAATCAGTGTGAGTGTTCATGCTATTAGCAGATTTGAAAAATTTGCCCATAAACGTCGGAATCGGATTGGAATCTGGGGAGATGGAAACCTTGGCTATATTACGGCAATGTTGCTTAAGTTCATGATCCCGGAAAGTACGGTATATGTATTGGGAGTTAACGATGATAAACTTGAGGATTTTACTTTTGCAGACGAAGTAATTAATGTAAAGGATATTCCGCAGGATTTCCAAATAGATCATGCTTTTGAATGTGTCGGCGGGGAAGGTTCCCAGAAAGCCATAAATCAGATGATAGATTATATTAGTCCGGAGGGAACCATTGCATTGTTAGGAGTATCAGAATATCCTGTTCCTATCAATACAAGAATGGTACTAGAAAAGGGACTTCGATTGTTTGGAAGCAGTAGAAGTGGGAGAGAAGATTTTCTTCAGACAGTAGAAGTGTACAGAAAAAATCCGGAGGTAATTACTTATCTGGGGAACCTTGTAACAAATATAGTTCCGGTACAGGCAATTGAAGATATGAAAAAAGCTTTTGAACTAGACATTCAGAAATCTTTTGGAAAAACAATTTTGATTTGGAAATAA
- a CDS encoding IspD/TarI family cytidylyltransferase, which produces MIFGVILAGGIGSRMGSTEKPKQYMQLGNKPIIVHTIEKFYVNSKFEKILVLCPKEWVMHTKNLVKKYIRDELEKVIVLEGGSTRNETIMNAVSYIESEYQVEDDTVIVTHDAVRPFVTHRIIEDNIQMAQKYGACDTVIQATDTIVKSEDKTVISEIPDRSRIYQGQTPQSFNVKKLKELYYSLTEEEKNILTDAAKIFVLRGEKVYLVDGEVFNIKITYPYDLKVAETLIGGCEIC; this is translated from the coding sequence ATGATTTTTGGTGTAATATTAGCAGGTGGAATTGGAAGTAGAATGGGCAGTACGGAGAAACCCAAGCAGTATATGCAGCTTGGGAATAAACCTATTATCGTACATACAATTGAGAAATTTTATGTCAATAGTAAATTTGAAAAGATATTAGTGTTATGTCCAAAGGAATGGGTAATGCATACGAAAAATCTTGTGAAGAAATATATCAGGGATGAGTTGGAAAAAGTAATTGTTCTGGAAGGGGGCAGTACTAGAAATGAGACTATTATGAATGCAGTTTCTTATATAGAATCAGAATATCAGGTGGAGGATGATACGGTCATTGTGACACATGATGCAGTAAGACCGTTTGTAACTCACAGGATTATTGAAGACAACATTCAAATGGCGCAGAAATATGGAGCATGTGATACTGTAATACAGGCAACCGATACGATTGTGAAGAGCGAAGACAAGACAGTAATAAGCGAGATTCCGGACAGAAGCAGAATTTATCAGGGACAGACTCCACAGTCTTTTAATGTTAAGAAATTGAAGGAATTGTATTATTCTCTGACAGAAGAGGAAAAAAATATTCTGACAGATGCCGCAAAGATATTTGTGCTCAGGGGAGAAAAGGTATATCTTGTAGACGGTGAGGTATTCAATATCAAAATTACTTATCCATATGATTTGAAAGTAGCAGAAACTTTGATTGGTGGGTGTGAAATATGTTAA